A region from the Panicum hallii strain FIL2 chromosome 1, PHallii_v3.1, whole genome shotgun sequence genome encodes:
- the LOC112888026 gene encoding importin beta-like SAD2 — MDLPSLAVVLRAALSHVPEERKAAEESLNQFQYMPQHLVRLLQIIVDGNCDMAVRQVASIHFKNFIAKNWSPNDPDESPKVLESDKAMVRENILGFIVQVPPLLRAQLGESIKTIIHSDYPEQWPSLLHWVTHNLELQNQIFGALYVLRVLARKYEFKSEEERIPLYHIVEETFPRLLSIFSKLVQIVNPPIEVADLIKLICKIFWSSIYLEIPKQLFDPNVFNAWMVLFINLLERPVPVEGQPIDPEIRKSWGWWKVKKWTIHILNRLYTRFGDLKLQKPESKAFAQMFQKTYAGKILACHMQLLNAIRTGEYLPDRVINLVLQYLTNSVTKNSMYQMMQPQIDILLFEIIFPLMCFNDNDQKLWDEDPHEYVRKGYDIIEDLYSPRTAAMDFVSELVRKRGKNNLQKFIHFIVDIFRRYDEAPADLKPYRQKDGALLAIGTLCDKLKQTDPYKSELERMLVQHVFPEFSSRVGHLRAKAAWVAGQYAHINFSDPNNFRQAMHCIVSGMRDPDLPVRVDSVFALRSFVEACKDLDEIRPILPQLLDEFFKLMNEVENEDLVFTLETIVDKFGEEMAPYALGLCQNLAAAFWRCMASSEADDEADDSGALAAVGCLRAISTILESISSLPHLFIQIEPTLLPIMRRMLTSDGQDVYEEVLEIVSYMTFFSPTISLDMWSLWPLMMEALNDWAIDFFENILVPLDNYISRGTDHFLACKDPDYQQSLWNALQSIMMDENMEDSDIEPAPKLIEVLFQNCKGNVDPWVEHYLRITIERLRRTQKPYLKCLLVQVIANALYYNPSLTLETLNKLGVAVDIFNHWFAMLQQVKKSGARVNFKREHDKKVCCLGLTSLIGLPADKIPAEALDRIFKATLELLVAYKDQVAENKKQNEEDADDMDGFDADEEDEEVDSDKEMGLDDEDGDEVSSLQLQKLAAEARGFQPADEDDDSDDGFSDDEELQSPIDEVDPFIFFVETVQGLQTSDPARFQNLMQTLDFRYQALASGIAQHAEERKVEIEKEKLEKSNAQ; from the exons ATGGATCTGCCGAGCCTCGCCGTCGTGTTGCGGGCGGCGCTCAGCCACGTCCCCGAGGAGCGCAAGGCCGCAGAGGAGAGCCTCAACCAG TTCCAGTACATGCCACAGCATTTGGTGAGGTTGTTACAGATCATTGTGGATGGAAATTGCGATATGGCTGTACGCCAGGTCGCAAGCATTCATTTCAAGAATTTTATTGCAAAAAACTGGTCTCCTAATGATCCAG ATGAGTCCCCAAAAGTTTTAGAAAGCGATAAGGCCATGGtccgtgaaaatatacttggtTTTATTGTTCAAGTGCCCCCTTTGTTAAG AGCCCAGCTTGGAGAAAGTATCAAAACAATAATTCATTCTGATTATCCTGAGCAGTGGCCAAGTCTCCTTCATTGGGTTACACACAACTTAGAATTACAAAATCAAATTTTTGGTGCTTTATATGTGCTAAGGGTTCTTGCTAGGAAATATGA GTTCAAGTCTGAGGAGGAGAGGATACCTTTGTATCACATTGTAGAGGAGACTTTTCCTCGTCTACTAAGCATTTTTAGCAAACTGGTTCAGATTGTCAATCCGCCAATTGAAGTAGCTGATTTGATCAAGTTGATATGCAAAATATTTTGGTCGTCAATTTAT TTGGAGATTCCGAAGCAACTATTTGATCCCAATGTCTTCAATGCATGGATGGTTCTGTTTATAAACTTGTTGGAAAGGCCAGTTCCTGTAGAAGGTCAACCGATAGATCCTGAGATCAGGAAATCTTGGGGCTGGTGGAAAGTTAAGAAATGGACTATCCATATCTTGAACCGTCTCTACACCCG ATTCGGTGATCTGAAGCTTCAGAAGCCAGAAAGTAAAGCTTTTGCTCAAATGTTTCAAAAGACCTACGCAGGAAAAATATTGGCATGTCACATGCAGCTGCTGAATGCAATTCGTACTGGCGAATACTTGCCCGATAGGGTTATCAATCTTGTTCTTCAGTATCTGACTAACAG TGTTACAAAGAACAGTATGTATCAGATGATGCAGCCTCAGATTGATATACTTCTTTTTGAGATAATTTTTCCTCTCATGTGCTTCAATGACAATGACCAAAAGTTATGGGACGAAGATCCTCATGAATATGTTCGCAAGGGCTATG ATATTATCGAAGACTTGTACAGTCCCCGAACAGCTGCTATGGACTTTGTTAGTGAATTGGTTAGAAAGCGAGGGAAAAACAACCTCCAAAAGTTCATCCATTTCATTGTGGATATATTCAGGAG GTATGATGAGGCACCTGCTGATCTTAAGCCATATCGCCAAAAAGATGGTGCTCTTCTCGCTATTGGGACACTGTGCGATAAACTAAAGCAAACGGATCCGTATAAATCTGAGCTGGAGCGGATGCTGGTTCAACATGTCTTTCCTGAATTCAGCAGTCGAGTTGGACACTTGCGTGCAAAG GCAGCATGGGTTGCTGGGCAGTATGCCCATATCAACTTTTCAGACCCGAACAATTTTCGTCAGGCTATGCACTGTATAGTCTCTGGAATGCGTGATCCTGATCTTCCTGTGCGGGTTGATTCGGTCTTTGCACTTCGTTCTTTTGTTGAAGCCTGCAAAG ATTTGGATGAGATCAGACCTATACTTCCTCAACTCCTTGATG AGTTTTTTAAGCTGATGAATGAAGTTGAGAATGAGGATCTTGTGTTCACCCTTGAAACCATCGTCGACAAATTTGGCGAAGAGATGGCACCATATGCACTAGGACTGTGCCAGAATTTG GCTGCTGCCTTCTGGAGATGTATGGCAAGTTCAGAAGCTGATGATGAAGCTGATGATTCTGGTGCTTTGGCAGCTGTTGGTTGCTTACGAGCAATCAGCACAATCCTCGAGTCCATTAGCAGCCTCCCACATCTTTTTATACAAATAGAACCTACGTTGTTGCCTATAATGCGCAGGATGTTGACATCTGATGGTCAAG ATGTTTACGAAGAAGTTCTTGAAATTGTCTCGTATATGACATTTTTTTCTCCTACAATTTCACTGGACATGTGGAGCTTGTGGCCATTGATGATGGAGGCACTTAATGACTGGGCTATAGATTTCTTTGAAA ATATTCTTGTTCCATTGGACAACTACATTTCCCGGGGAACTGATCATTTCCTTGCATGCAAAGACCCAGATTATCAGCAAAGCCTGTGGAATGCACTACAATCT ATTATGATGGACGAAAATATGGAAGATTCTGATATCGAACCTGCTCCAAAGCTAATTGAAGTGCTTTTTCAAAATTGCAAAGGCAATGTGGATCCGTGGGTTGAACACTACCTCAGGATTACAATTGAGCGGTTACGTCGAACACAGAAGCCATATTTGAAATGCCTCCTTGTACAAGTG ATTGCTAATGCGCTCTACTACAATCCATCGCTGACCCTTGAAACTTTAAATAAGCTTGGAGTTGCAGTAGACATTTTTAACCATTGGTTTGCTATGCTGCAACAAGTAAAAAAGAGTGGTGCACGGGTCAATTTCAAGAG AGAGCATGATAAGAAAGTTTGCTGCTTGGGCCTGACCTCGCTTATTGGACTTCCAGCTGATAAGATCCCAGCAGAAGCTTTAGATCGGATTTTCAAAGCAACACTTGAGCTGCTTGTTGCTTACAAAGACCAAGTTGCAG AAAATAAGAAGCAAAATGAGGAGGATGCTGATGACATGGATGGCTTTGATGCtgatgaagaagatgaggaagttGATTCAGATAAGGAGATGGGTCTTGATGATGAAGATGGGGATGAAGTTAGCAGCCTTCAGCTCCAAAAATTAGCTGCAGAG GCTAGAGGCTTCCAGCCAGCTGATGAGGATGATGACTCAGATGATGGTTTCAGTGATGACGAGGAGTTACAGTCACCGATAGATGAGGTGGATCCATTCATTTTCTTTGTTGAAACTGTCCAAG GTTTGCAAACATCTGATCCTGCAAGGTTCCAGAACCTTATGCAGACCTTGGATTTCCGATATCAAGCGCTTGCTAGCGGCATAGCTCAGCATGCTGAGGAAAGGAAAGTTGAAATTGAGAAAGAGAAATTGGAGAAGTCAAATGCACAGTGA